In the genome of Neovison vison isolate M4711 chromosome 4, ASM_NN_V1, whole genome shotgun sequence, the window AATAGACATTGAGTTATGCTGTGTGCATGTCTTTATTCAACAGTATATTCTTAGACACCTTGTTCAAACaaattaagtgaatttaaaagaaaataaaacaagggggaaaaaatccttcCAGTAAAAACAGAATCACAGTGCTTTACagacaaaaggaaaggaaaagaagttctCATACGAAAAGAGATTTATTATTACATAGAAAATTCTCACAATAGTTGAAACACACTTCAGGAACTAGTAAACACCTCAGATAGAGTTGTGCCAATTACTCAGCCCACAAGCATCTGCTTTGTCTTAATTAGACGGGGGAGGTGAATGACcactgtttattttcattttcctcattaatTATGAAAAACTGCATTTAATTCATCTTGCATGGTGAGAGATTGGCTGCGCAGATGTAAGTCGTAAGGGAAGTGGCTGTCGGTGGGCAACCTGAACATGGCACCCTGCCCaaggggacccctgggtggcacTGCACAGTAATGCATGCCGTAATTGTAATTTTTGCCATAGTCCAAGGTTTCTTCTTGCTTCAGGGAAAATATCCCATTATAGTTAATTGGGGGAGGACTTAAGGGACCTTCAAACTGAGGGCTGGCACACTCAGGGGAGGTGCTTTCATAGAAGGATTCATATGCACTGCAATAATTGTAGGGTTTCATGGACTTGGAATTATCAAGAGTTCCATGCCCTGGGGGAGTGGTGAGCTCAGGGCTGTGGTAGGGTGGGTAGAAAGTAGAGTAGGGCGACCTTGTGTGGTGCGCAGCCTCCCCACCCTGACCCATCAGGAAACTCCTGGCGTTGAGCTGCAAGCAGCCTGCCACCAAGTTTGTAGTTGGCTGGGAGAGACCTTTGCATAAGTTTTGGACGAACGTGAGCAGATCAGGTCTCTTGCCGATTCTCAGAATTTCAGAAAGTGCCCAGATGTAGTTTTTGGCCAGTCGTAAAGTTTCTATTTTGGACAGTTTTTGGGTTTTGGAATAACAGGGGACCACTTTTCTTAAATTGTCCAGAGCGTCGTTGAGGCCGTGCATCCTGTTTCTCTCACGTGCATTAGCTTCCTGTCTCCTGAACTTGACCCTCTCCAGTCGGAGCTTGGTcgtcttttttttcctaagaccCCTCCTTCTGGGCAAGCCATTTTCATCTTCCTCTTccctgtcttcttcctcttcttccttctcggTTTCTTCTCCTGGGGCCCTTTTGATGCTCTTTCCTCGAAGGACAATCTGTTTGGAAAAGCTTTCTGGTTTCTTAATTTGCTTCTGGTCCTCACATTCTCTAGAAAACTTTCTGCACATCTGGGATTCTGGCATTACAACAGACTCATCAAACGGTAGTGTTAACATGGTTCTCTAATCTTAAATTACCTGAAAAAGTGCCAGCAcaatatttaaagtgttttcatttttaaagttgatACACTTAAAGCATATTTAATGACTTATTcataagaatacaaaaacacatgAATAAGACTAATTCTGGGACCTAGTTTTTACATTAAATAGAATCTTTGAGTTTGTGCAGACtagtaattataaaaaaaaattggcacatGCAATAGGATAGATTTTTATAGGcaaattatcaaaagaaaataaaacaagaagcaTTTATGATAATGCCACCACCATTTCCACTTCCCTTTGATTTTAAACTGGTTTTAATGCACAAAAAAGACCGTGGAATTTAAGCAAATGCAAAACATGGTATAGCAATGCAGAATTTCATTAATTCCAATTCCCCTGAGTACCACATGAGAAGAGaccccagtttttaaaataaaaaagtgttaGCTCTCCATTAGCTGACAGATTtgtgaggtgttttgttttgttttgttttagaaaaagaaataagcccTAACTTTATCTGCTGTATTATATAACTGCAAATTTAGATAAGTGACTATTGACatttacaaatttaaagaaaagattaacCAGAGCCAATGTTTTTAAACTGATTTCTTTCTGATTAGTGAAGAAATATGTAAAAGAGCACTATTTTCCCAGCCTtcacaaaaaaggggggggagggggttggggctAATTTGGAATAAActccataaataaattaaaaaaataaaaatcactggcatttttttaaatcaaagaaaatgCTAAGACTGCttttacattttcaatttttccaAATGTAATCGTCTGTTTGCTGCTGTTCAAATCATCCTGGACAAAAAACCACTCTCGTAGTGTTTTTGTTCTACGAGCCACAGAAGTCTCCCTCTAGCTAATATCTGACAGGAACGGTCCAAGGATTCTGACTGCAATTGTGCACGTGTGTTCAGAATCCCgaatgaaaggggaaaataatTTGTGTTTCAAATGCAATTTTGGCTTTCGTTTGGTGAAGCAGCAAGTATTTTCATCTAAAGTCTTCAAACAAATAAGCACTTTAAAACAGAGACTTTTCAATTTAACAATCTCCAGCCCCctcagcacacacacatacacacacacacacacacacacacaaactcttaGTAATGTCCACATACTTGCAGTGTTACATAATAGCAGTGAAAGTATGTGACAATTACATCATAAGAATGAAATATGATAAGAAGTTATAGATGGCAAAGAGCATATAAATACTATAAGACAGTGACACTGTATCTTTAAATACTTGCATGCAAAGCCAGCATCAATTGAAGTAGATCTTTATTTATATTACCTTAGGTTTTAATTTCATTCAATAATCAGTTTTCATTTTGTATCTTCCAAATCTTTTCAGGCTGAGTGTCGCATCGTCTCCTGGAGTCTCTAGATCTGTGTATATCTGcactatctcattgatctctaaAAAGTGACATTGATGCCAACTGCCAGAGCTGGTACCCATGCCATCTGCTAGTGACGTCACAGGGCAGAGAGAACCATGTGATCCTCTCTCTTGGGACCTTCATTCTGCACTGATCATCTGGCATCCCTGTAAGTGGGTACCAGCATTCATGCATCAACACAGAAGGTTAGACTGATAGGGAAAAAATCTGCACCAGCATTTCACATACAGTAGGTGCGTTTCTCCTCGAGCTGCTTCGGCTTCACTGGCAGTCTGGAGAAATAGCTGTGTTAGTGTTCAGTTTCGCCCTGCCAACGGTGTAACTATTAGGTAGTCGTTAATATTCCATTCATTTACAAGGTGGGCTTTTGTGTGAGCgagaggtttttgttgttgttgatgttgacGTTTTGTAAAGATCACCATCCCGTTCGTGCACCTGGGTACCCGGGGAGAGAAAGCCGTGAGGAGGAGCTGAAATCGGGAAAAGGGTCTTGAGATGCTTAAGCAAACTAAGATTTGTGCAAGCGAACAGGGATCAACAAAGGTCTCctcatttccttgttttgtttcatgGCATGTAACTtatgggtgtgtgtctgtgtgttctcTTATTAACATGTACGACTTCTGTGCTTCTTGGGAATTTGGAATAAAAGAACAGTCTCTCCATCTGGGGTCTGAAAGACATCTTCCGACGCTCCCCTTTCTACACTTGCTGGTACCTTTCAACAACTTTTCAGAGAGATTCTTTATCTATATCAAATGCAGAGACGCCTGCAAGTCCCCCGTGAAAGATTTCAAACTGCATTCTCGTGTCCTCTACCAAAAAGTCACAACTCCACTCAAGCATTGTCCCAGTCTCTTTCCAGCGTGAACTtgcttgttctttctcatttcagttcatacacaataaatataaaaaatagctcTGAGGTTTTTGTCTTGCTCTCCCTGGCATTCTGCTGAGTATTTTAATCAAAGATtagcttttctgttttctgaagccctcagatttctttttccctttctcttaaaaATCTTCTCCTCACGCTTTGCCCCCTCTAGACTAACACCCAATTTAAAAGTCTCCTCATTCTTGTATCGCTGTCCGATCGTTTTTCTTTGTCAGATTTATTCATATTCCTCTttttccccactccccactttTGGTATCTTAATGAAAGTGGAGTAGAAAGAGTTAAGCAAAACTGGCAGGGCCTTATTGATAAAATAAACTGTGAAACCAGAGGCAAACTccaccttcctctccttttctctgctcCCCTGTCACCCCGTtcccttgcaaaaaaaaaaaaaaaaagaaagagagtgttttattttatttcagaattgcCCATCAGTAAAGTAAAAAGTGcacttaaaaaagtttaaaaatggacaaacacAACCTTTGTTGTTTGACAACTGAATAATCTCTTTCTATAAAGTGAGACAGTATGCTTTTGGTATTAAAGTAATCCCTGGCAGAGTTGTAACTGTTGAATCTGTGTTAGCATTCCCCTTATAAATCCCAGTTTTGAAAGGTTTAGAATTCTGCTGTTTTAATGCACTTTGGTTCCAAATTGGCATTGGGGGCCtcaaatttaattcaattttgctCCTGTCATATCCCACTCATTCCCGTCCCCCTCGAAGTTGTTCAGCTTTGCCTGGACAGTTCTAGAAAAGATGGGGAAGATGGTAAAAAGGAGAattatgctaggtaaaagaaaataatttttctctctcaatgGTCTGCTAAAAttgcaaatttaaaagaaaaataagcctaTAAATTAATAAGTTAAGTGAAGTAGATTGGCCTcgattacctttttaaaaagtcaggcaCACCAAAGGCATTTCAAAATGTGTTGTTTAAGGGGATATTACTGGTCATGGGTGCACTGAGATTATTTCATATAGCCTTTGGTTCAAAAAGTCAGGCACACCAAAGGCATTTCAAAATGTGTTGTTTAAGGGGATATTACTGGTCATGGGTGCACTGAGATTATTTCATATAGCCTTTGGTTCAAAAGATAAAAACACTTTTTACTTCAAAACAGAGTTTTTACAGGAAGAGCAGATGCAGACTTTCGTTTGTCCTCACGTGTGGCTTAATTTTTGAAATGTGGAAGGGCATAAGTATCAAGAGTCAGGAGCCACAACGCCTGTCACTCATTTTACATATCGTACCATGTTCTAAACTTGCGAAGTCTCCAGAAGCTGCATTGTATTACGGGCATCACAAACATGAGAATCAAAATCCAAGGAATGCTAACATGACATGTTAGTAGAAAATTAGCACCAATGTAGCTCATTGCAAGGATagactttatattttatctttccaaTGCGCAGACAAATGAGAAACAGTTTTTTGATGAAAACATTTGGGACTGTTCTATTTCTGCCTTTGAACATGAAATAAAAACCTTTCGTGGTGGTGGTTAGGTGGGGTGAAGGGGGGATAGAATCTGTGTTGAGGTTTGCAGAGTATTAATCTATTGTTTGAATGTCCCAGATTTccttttcaaacaaacaaacaaaaaaaagtgggGCGGGGGGACAAAAAGTTGTTATGTCAAGATCTAGCAAGGAATCGGTTTGTTTGTACaataatctttcaaaagaaattttgttATGCATTTTCTACTATAGTTCCAGATATGCAAATGCCTTTGCTGTTAATATGCATTCATAACATACACCATAACGGCTGTTCTACTCTCTGCTAAGAAAGCACGTTAACACCAATACTCCAAACAGAAATACATTCTGAATTATAGACGAATACTCCGAGTATGGGGAGTGTATTATCCCCATTTCtataatatattttctcattttacagtaATCCCTGAACACCAAAGTTTACATCTTAACTCAATTTGATACTGATTTAACTGATACGACCTTTGCTTCTGGGGCCaagacattttatgtatttatatttttaatgtgcccaatgtctgtctgcctctgtcttgCTTTCACTGGGTAATTCCTCATATTTCAGTTATAAAAGTGACCCACAGAAAATGTAGATATAATTTGAGACATTGCAAGGCAATAGAAGCCAGACGTCTCAATCAAGGCTGAAGGATTGTTCTTTGTAGGTCATCCAGTGAGCACCTGTGTCATAGGAAAGGGGGATTCTATTGACTTCCCTTTCACACTCCTCTCATTACCTAAGAGATCAGTCTGGAACATGACAGGCATTTTTCTCAGCTCTCCTAGAGAGTTAAGGCAACAGAATGCAGACCCAGGGTCAGGCAGCAAAACCTCAGGACCAGAGTTTTTTCCTCTAGAAGTCGGGTGTTTCCTGAGATAGATTTTGTACAATTTTctctattgcctttttttttttttttaagctcttagACAAATGCTTCAGGGCAGCGTGTAAGCCTGTGAGCGAGCCCTGTGTTAATCTTTTAGAGTTTTAACTCTGTCATCCCCTGTGGCTTGAAAGAGTTTTATGGCTGTGGCAGAGCAACCGACTTTGGGAAACAGCCCTTGGGTATTAAATAAAAGTATTGAAAATATAAGGCAAAATGTAAAACCACCCTATTCCCCTTGAAGACTTAGAGGGCTTAAAAGTATGATTTGAACATAGATGtctaaatgttttataatatatgtgtgtgtgtatatatattatatatgcatatatacatatatatatgcatgtgtgtatgtataggtatgtgtatattataaatatatacatacctgCAAGGATTATTTAGCTCCAACAGATAATCTGGAAATTTGAGGGCAGCATTTGAATTGCTTTTACAGATTTACTTCAGGGTGAAGAGTAAACAGCATTGTACTATTATTTTGCAGTAGTTTTATCATTGTTTATGCAATTCAGAAAACATAGTACCATCTGATCTTTTATTTTAGCCTTTGCACAAAACGGTACTGCTGTTCTTTCCAGAaatacactttattattttttcttcatggaGCATACTTTCTATTTGACTCCCTCAACGGCATGTATTAAATTCGTTTTCTAACTTGTTATTAAATAAAGTCCTCTAAATCTGCTGGTTAAACTCCTATCAGTATGAGAAGACCAGTATTATTGGACTGAGTTATTATAGTTCCAGCCATTCGTAAAGAAGGTGCTTTATTAAGTTTTGTGATGTTATTGTAAGAAAATGTATAGTTTCCTTTAGTCTTTTACAAGtagaaaaaatgatttattgGCCCTGATTATGACTTTTTATGATACTGACTTAGAAATTAGAGTTATATTCCAATAATGTGTGTTGTGATGGTTATTTTTAAGCacagaaagcagaaataaaatttgtCTCTCTTCTGTTAACATTAATCCACTTTAAGATTGGAGTGGGAACTTCAGGCAAGAGATGTTTTGCAAAGGTTTCATGCAAACCACATTTTGAAAGTCAAGTTTTAAGTTACATGCTTATAGGATGACATGCAGTCTCTCTTAACATGGGATTTCTGGATGGGTTTCAAGAAATTCTGGAGCTTCCTAAGATTATGTGAAAATTTggcatgtatgtacatatgtgcatttttctaaagaaagacCCTCTGTCGGATTCTAAAAGGTTAAGAGTCTCAATGACTATTTTGGTGTCTTACTAAACTTGCCTGAAATCCTGCTCCTGCTTCTTAATTGCTCTgtgtcattcattcactcacttattcacccgttcatccattcaacaaaggTTTATTGAATATCAGTTTTGGAGTCATGCTTGACTCCTTCCTTGCTCTTCTTATATCCTAGAACCAGTATGTCAGCAAATCCTCTCAGTACTGCCTTAGAATTACATCTGGAATCTGACCACTTCTTGGTAATTCCACCACACCTTCCTTCATCCAAACCACCATCATCTCCCACCTGGCCCAAATAGCTTCTGGGTTTTCACTCCTCGCCCCTTATATCCGGTACAGAGTCCTCAACTCAGCAACCAGAGGCATGTGGTGAGAATATAAATCAGTCTGCGTTCCTCTATGCTCAAAATCCTGCAGTGGTTTCCCCTCCCCCAGAGTCAAAGCCTCATAGAGGCCCAGAGGCTTTTTCTGGTCCTTCTGTTCCCGACTTCTACTGCTCTCCCCTCCACTCACTCAGCTCCAGCCACAGTGGCCCTGGCTGTTCCTCCCACTCCCAGGCATGTCGCATCGACATCCTTGCACTTACTTCTACCTGGACTCCTTCTCCTGAGTATCCCTATGCCACATCCCTCAAGTCTCTGCTCAGTTGCTCCCTGTCAAGGAGGTCCCCTCTGACCATCCTACTTTATATTGTGTCCCTATAGCCATGTGTCCCTCCTATCCACgtcccagttttgcttttctccGTAGCACTCAACACTTGCTAACACAATGCCCTAGTGATGGACATTCAATGGCATGTGGAACAGATATGACAAGCCTTTGGGGGGTACAGTTCTAGAGGGGGAAGACAGGCAATAAATAGGTAATCACCGAAATGTGAAATTTACGTAGCGGTGGCTACAGAGAATCACGGGACGCCTTGCTTGATTCGGGTATCTGGGAAGCCCTTTCTGAGTCACCTTTCAAGCTGAGTCGTGAAGACTAAGTAGCAAGCGGAGGCACGAGCATGTGTGCCGTGTCAAATGTTCTGGGGGAAACAACAGTGAGAGTAGGGATCAGATCCTACCAGACCGTATAGGTCATGGAACgtatttagaatttatttcacTGAAAGTCAAGggaggacttcaggcagttaaAGATTTGAAAAGATGACTCTGGCTGAGAAGagttggaaagagaaaaagaagcagggagCGGATTTACAAAGTCTATATGAGTAGACAGATCACGAGGGGCTGAGCATGGCCTAGCTTAGGGTGGGGTGAAGGAAATGAAGGGAGGAAGCCTAGAAACGTATTTTGGAGAGAGACTCTCCAGAACTTAGGGACGAATGGGTGTGGATAGGATGTGGGGAAGTGACCTATCCTCTGGTCATGGTGACAATGAACTGTGCTCCTCCACTGCAATCCGCCAAGCATCAGGCCAGGTTCTTCACATATATGGCCTCCTGGGATCCTTGCAATAAGGTAGATGGGATTGTCTCCACTGTAGGAGCCCTGAAGCTGCAGCCCAGAGAACTTCGCTAACGTACCCAGGACTGTTCCACCTTTC includes:
- the NEUROD6 gene encoding neurogenic differentiation factor 6 isoform X1, which produces MLTLPFDESVVMPESQMCRKFSRECEDQKQIKKPESFSKQIVLRGKSIKRAPGEETEKEEEEEDREEEDENGLPRRRGLRKKKTTKLRLERVKFRRQEANARERNRMHGLNDALDNLRKVVPCYSKTQKLSKIETLRLAKNYIWALSEILRIGKRPDLLTFVQNLCKGLSQPTTNLVAGCLQLNARSFLMGQGGEAAHHTRSPYSTFYPPYHSPELTTPPGHGTLDNSKSMKPYNYCSAYESFYESTSPECASPQFEGPLSPPPINYNGIFSLKQEETLDYGKNYNYGMHYCAVPPRGPLGQGAMFRLPTDSHFPYDLHLRSQSLTMQDELNAVFHN
- the NEUROD6 gene encoding neurogenic differentiation factor 6 isoform X2 encodes the protein MKLKPKIVLRGKSIKRAPGEETEKEEEEEDREEEDENGLPRRRGLRKKKTTKLRLERVKFRRQEANARERNRMHGLNDALDNLRKVVPCYSKTQKLSKIETLRLAKNYIWALSEILRIGKRPDLLTFVQNLCKGLSQPTTNLVAGCLQLNARSFLMGQGGEAAHHTRSPYSTFYPPYHSPELTTPPGHGTLDNSKSMKPYNYCSAYESFYESTSPECASPQFEGPLSPPPINYNGIFSLKQEETLDYGKNYNYGMHYCAVPPRGPLGQGAMFRLPTDSHFPYDLHLRSQSLTMQDELNAVFHN